A window of the Branchiostoma floridae strain S238N-H82 chromosome 12, Bfl_VNyyK, whole genome shotgun sequence genome harbors these coding sequences:
- the LOC118427399 gene encoding sulfotransferase 6B1-like — protein sequence MASSQQHPRPKTPPSVKHQGILFSAALDSRETLEAMKTFEIRDDDVVIVSYPKCGMNWMFEVVHKILGRKENSSPIAPEMWPPDKEQPNYIKLRETQSPRLMFTHLQSKMAPPWLSAPVNKVKAIVVLRNPKDVCVSYYFFHQKNPLFKTPESWEQHNKDFLLGKMPFGDYFDHVLGWWQMRDDPHFLFVKYEDMKKDFLSTVKTIAAFLEKDLTDEHLALILNSCSLESMRKTLAESGLTWRKDVVRKGMVGDWKNHFSAEESARFDQKYRERMAGTGLVFDFE from the exons ATGGCGTCATCCCAACAACACCCCCGGCCCAAGACACCTCCCTCCGTGAAGCACCAGGGAATATTGTTCTCAGCAGCGCTAGATTCAAGGGAAACCCTGGAAGCGATGAAGACGTTTGAGATACGTGACGATGATGTGGTGATAGTGAGCTATCCTAAATGTG GTATGAACTGGATGTTCGAAGTTGTGCATAAGATTCTTGGAAGGAAAGAAAACTCATCACCTATAGCACCTGAGATGTGGCCTCCAGACAAGGAACAACCCAACTACATCAAGCTGCGTGAGACTCAATCTCCTCGTCTAATGTTTACTCATCTCCAATCCAAAATGGCACCTCCATGGTTGTCAGCTCCAGTCAACAAG GTGAAAGCCATTGTCGTCCTGCGAAACCCCAAGGATGTCTGCGTCTCATACTACTTCTTTCACCAAAAGAATCCTCTTTTTAAGACCCCAGAGTCCTGGGAACAGCACAATAAGGACTTCTTGCTGGGGAAAA TGCCCTTTGGTGACTACTTTGATCACGTGCTGGGCTGGTGGCAAATGAGGGATGACCCCCACTTCCTCTTTGTCAAGTACGAAGATATGAAAAAG GATTTTCTCTCGACAGTGAAGACTATAGCAGCCTTCCTGGAGAAAGACCTGACCGATGAACATCTGGCCCTTATCCTGAACAGCTGCAGCTTGGAGTCAATGAGGAAGACATTGGCAGAGTCTGGTTTGACATGGAGGAAGGACGTAGTCAGGAAAG GTATGGTCGGAGATTGGAAGAACCACTTCTCGGCCGAGGAGAGCGCCAGGTTTGACCAGAAGTACCGTGAACGGATGGCGGGAACAGGGCTGGTGTTTGACTTTGAGTAG
- the LOC118427398 gene encoding bile salt sulfotransferase-like isoform X2 — translation MALSQEHPLQEPPPYMEYQGISFPASNVKKETLEAMKTFEIRDDDVVIVSHPKSGTNWMYEVVYKILSGKKEKSTPIGLELWPPEKQPNYIQLRETPSPRLMYTHLQHQMAPPGLTAPVNKVKAIVVLRNPKDVCVSFYYFSQKHKYLKNPESWEQHSKDFLDGKMPFSGDYFDHVLGWWQMRNDPHFLFVKYEDMKKDFRSSVKTVAAFLEKELTDEHLNLILNSCSLESMRKTLEESGKISVRKGMVGDWKNHFSAEESARFDQKYRERMAGTGLEFDFE, via the exons ATGGCGTTGTCGCAAGAACACCCTCTTCAGGAGCCGCCTCCCTACATGGAGTACCAGGGAATATCATTCCCAGCAAGTAATGTTAAAAAGGAAACCCTGGAAGCGATGAAGACTTTTGAGATACGTGACGATGATGTGGTGATAGTGAGCCATCCTAAAAGCG GTACCAACTGGATGTACGAAGTTGTATATAAGATTCTTAGCGGAAAGAAGGAAAAGTCAACACCAATAGGACTTGAGCTTTGGCCTCCAGAGAAACAACCCAACTACATCCAGCTGCGTGAGACTCCATCCCCTCGGCTGATGTATACTCATCTCCAACATCAAATGGCACCTCCAGGATTGACAGCTCCAGTTAACAAG GTGAAAGCCATCGTCGTCCTGCGAAACCCCAAGGACGTCTGTGTGTCATTTTACTACTTCAGCCAGAAACATAAATATCTAAAGAACCCAGAATCTTGGGAGCAGCACAGTAAGGACTTCTTGGATGGAAAAA TGCCCTTCAGTGGTGACTACTTTGATCACGTGCTGGGCTGGTGGCAAATGAGGAATGACCCCCACTTCCTTTTTGTCAAGTACGAAGATATGAAAAAG GATTTTCGTTCGTCAGTGAAGACCGTAGCAGCCTTCCTGGAGAAAGAACTGACCGATGAACATCTGAACCTTATCCTGAACAGCTGCAGCTTGGAGTCAATGAGGAAGACATTGGAAGAGTCTGGAAAGATCAGTGTCAGGAAAG GTATGGTCGGGGATTGGAAGAACCACTTCTCGGCCGAGGAGAGCGCCAGGTTTGACCAGAAGTACCGTGAACGGATGGCGGGAACAGGGCTGGAGTTTGACTTTGAGTAG
- the LOC118427398 gene encoding sulfotransferase 6B1-like isoform X1, producing MASSQQHSLSKVPPYAEYQGIRFPTAIVQEESLDAMKTFEIRDDDVVIVSYPKSGINWMFEVVRKILGGKIEENSLPIGPEFWPPEKQQPSYIQLLETPSPRLMITHLQHQMAPPGLTAPVNKVKAIVILRNPKDVCVSSYYFHQKSPIHKTPESWAVRNKDFLAGKMPFGDYFDHVLGWWQMKDDPHFLFVKYEDMKKNFHSSVKTIAAFLEKELTDEHLALILNSCSLESMRKTLAESGTWRKDVVRKGMVGDWKNHFSAEESARFDQKYRERMAGTGLEFDFE from the exons ATGGCGTCATCTCAACAACACTCCCTGTCCAAAGTACCTCCCTACGCGGAGTACCAGGGAATAAGGTTCCCAACAGCGATAGTTCAAGAGGAAAGCCTGGATGCCATGAAGACGTTTGAGATACGTGACGATGATGTGGTGATAGTGAGCTATCCCAAAAGCG GTATAAACTGGATGTTTGAAGTTGTGCGTAAGATTCTTGGTGGAAAGATTGAGGAAAACTCATTGCCAATAGGACCTGAGTTTTGGCCTCCGGAAAAGCAACAACCCAGCTACATCCAGCTGCTAGAGACTCCATCTCCTCGGCTAATGATAACCCATCTCCAACATCAAATGGCACCTCCAGGATTGACAGCCCCAGTTAACAAG GTAAAAGCCATTGTCATCCTGCGTAACCCCAAGGATGTCTGTGTGTCATCCTACTACTTCCACCAAAAAAGTCCCATTCATAAGACTCCAGAATCTTGGGCTGTGCGCAATAAGGACTTCTTGGCAGGAAAAA TGCCCTTTGGTGACTACTTTGATCACGTGCTGGGCTGGTGGCAAATGAAGGATGATCCCCACTTTCTCTTTGTCAAGTACGAAGATATGAAAAAG AATTTTCACTCGTCAGTGAAGACCATAGCAGCCTTCCTGGAGAAAGAACTGACCGATGAACATCTGGCCCTTATCCTGAACAGCTGCAGCTTGGAGTCAATGAGGAAGACGTTGGCAGAGTCAGGTACATGGAGAAAGGACGTAGTAAGGAAAG GTATGGTCGGGGATTGGAAGAACCACTTCTCGGCCGAGGAGAGCGCCAGGTTTGACCAGAAGTACCGTGAACGGATGGCGGGAACAGGGCTGGAGTTTGACTTTGAGTAG
- the LOC118427395 gene encoding sulfotransferase 2B1-like: MALLQEHHLPEPPPYMEYQGILFPANIVKEESLEAMKTFEIRDDDVVIVSHPKSGTNWMFEVVHKILGGKKEKSTPTLAGLEFWIQGEREPDYIQLRETPSPRLMYTHLQPKMAPPGLAAPVNKVKAIVVLRNPKDICVSFYYFSQKSDHLKTPGSWEQYFKDFLDGNKLYGDYFDHVLGWWQMKDDPHFLFVKYEDMKKDFRSSVKTIAAFLEKELTDEHLASVLNSCSLESMRKTLAESDTRRKNIVRNGTVGDWKNHFSAEESARFDQKYRERMAGTGLELDFDQRSGQNSL; the protein is encoded by the exons ATGGCGTTATTGCAAGAACATCATCTTCCCGAGCCGCCTCCCTACATGGAGTACCAGGGAATATTGTTCCCAGCAAATATTGTTAAAGAGGAAAGCCTGGAAGCGATGAAGACGTTTGAGATACGTGACGATGATGTGGTGATAGTGAGCCATCCTAAAAGCG GTACCAACTGGATGTTCGAAGTGGTGCATAAGATTCTTGGTGGAAAGAAGGAAAAGTCAACACCAACATTAGCAGGACTTGAGTTTTGGATCCAAGGAGAGAGAGAACCTGATTACATCCAGCTGCGTGAGACTCCATCTCCTCGGCTGATGTATACTCATCTCCAACCCAAAATGGCACCTCCAGGATTGGCAGCTCCAGTCAACAAG GTTAAAGCCATTGTCGTCCTGCGAAACCCAAAAGATATCTGTGTGTCATTCTACTACTTCAGCCAGAAAAGTGACCATCTAAAGACCCCAGGATCTTGGGAGCAGTATTTTAAGGACTTCTTGGATGGAAACA AGCTCTATGGTGACTACTTTGATCACGTGTTGGGCTGGTGGCAAATGAAGGATGACCCCCACTTCCTCTTTGTCAAGTACGAAGATATGAAAAAG GATTTTCGCTCGTCAGTGAAGACTATAGCAGCCTTCCTGGAGAAAGAACTGACCGATGAACATCTGGCCAGTGTCCTGAACAGCTGCAGCTTGGAGTCAATGAGGAAGACATTAGCAGAGTCTGATACGCGAAGAAAGAACATTGTCAGGAATG GTACGGTCGGAGATTGGAAGAACCACTTCTCGGCCGAGGAGAGCGCCAGGTTTGACCAGAAGTACCGTGAGCGGATGGCGGGAACAGGGCTGGAGTTGGACTTTGATCAGCGTAGTGGCCAAAATAGCCTGTAA